Proteins encoded together in one Methanocalculus alkaliphilus window:
- a CDS encoding class I SAM-dependent methyltransferase, giving the protein MTSEEYIEVTQQFYDGAIHEMYKECWGGENHHLGIFDETDDFFEAAIKANENLVGRLSITPQTVILDVGSGFCGLPRYIAKNTDCKKVFGLNLSEKENAYARMKNAQEGLDGRITVVDGDYNNMPFADDEFDILVSQDAMLHSPDKGKLVRECARVLKPGGTFVFSDILEMETLSREEAERVYARVRTSNIATHDLYKEKLREAGFEILEIQDLGSGNLARSYQEVHDIVERKRDTLINEKGAPAGIIDAALEGLRFWVEKGYEKKIGWALFVARLRKE; this is encoded by the coding sequence ATGACATCAGAAGAATATATCGAAGTCACCCAACAGTTCTACGATGGCGCAATTCACGAGATGTATAAAGAATGCTGGGGTGGAGAGAACCACCATCTCGGTATCTTTGATGAGACCGATGACTTCTTTGAAGCAGCAATCAAGGCAAACGAGAATCTGGTGGGGAGGCTCTCCATAACCCCACAGACGGTCATCCTCGATGTCGGAAGCGGGTTTTGCGGTCTTCCACGGTATATAGCCAAAAATACTGACTGCAAAAAGGTCTTCGGGCTGAATCTTTCAGAGAAAGAGAATGCGTACGCCCGGATGAAGAACGCACAAGAGGGTCTGGACGGGAGGATCACTGTCGTCGATGGGGACTACAACAACATGCCTTTCGCAGATGATGAGTTTGATATCCTGGTCAGCCAGGATGCGATGCTCCACAGCCCGGATAAGGGAAAGCTCGTCAGGGAGTGTGCACGTGTCCTGAAACCGGGTGGTACCTTCGTCTTCTCTGACATCCTTGAGATGGAGACCCTCAGCCGTGAAGAGGCTGAACGGGTCTATGCCAGGGTGAGGACATCGAATATTGCCACACACGACCTTTATAAAGAGAAGCTGAGAGAAGCAGGCTTTGAGATCCTTGAGATCCAGGATCTGGGGAGCGGCAACCTGGCCCGATCCTACCAGGAGGTCCATGATATCGTGGAGAGGAAACGGGATACACTCATCAACGAGAAAGGGGCTCCCGCTGGGATCATCGACGCTGCCCTTGAGGGACTCCGGTTCTGGGTCGAGAAGGGCTATGAGAAGAAGATCGGCTGGGCACTCTTCGTTGCCCGTCTCCGGAAGGAATAA